In Zymoseptoria tritici IPO323 chromosome 7, whole genome shotgun sequence, the genomic window CTTCGAGagagacggccgaacagactgcaccttcacgcggtggccgtcgtaagtaccttcctcggaagggaaaccaagacagtctggaagaaacctcctcgaaaacctctcgaaatccgcccgaaatccttctcgaaatccgcctcgaaatctttctcgaaatccttctcgaaatcctcctcgaaatctacctcgaaacacaagctacagaacaacagcacgattcgaacgccctctacgctacaaacgctacaaacaagaagaagaagaagaagaagaaacagtctactctgccctatacgcgcacctcctcgaaatccgaaccgaaatcgtatgtcccttctctagagacttcgtcaccctcgaaggaagtatacatgcactttaaagagctagaacagtcggtggaatctacaactctgcgattaacctgcgtagctgtatgcgtttggaagcgatgcagttctacaaaggcatattaaggacaagagaagacagcgagttggacagctgctttgcattcgaattttgtattcgaatttgcagcgtgtgtgtgtgtgcgaagcggaaggatccgctgaaaattctgcaaaagcttggcgcgaaaattctgcagccttgggctgcaacactcgtttgatttcctttgtctcgcgtttgaagtcctttggcattaccttaggcacggggtctcccctaaggttaaagaataccgaaaaatctgattgtaactagatctactgctttgcctttatggcaaagccgtcctacatagtcttggactccgaaaggacgtaaatggaacaaacaaacaaacaacaataCTCTTCGAGAGATGTGCTCTACATATAGCGTCCGTCTACTGTTCCTTCTACCCTACTCGCCGGACTACAACCCTATTAAGAAGACGTTTAAGTTGCTAAAGTATTAGATACGAAGGCACTATAACCTAATGCTAGTATATAGCGAGGATAACTAGATTAAGAAGTTTAAGGCGTTTCTTACTATAGCTTGTAAGTATTAGGACAGAGGGGTTAAGCATATAAACTTGTTTAAAGCCTATTATATATTGCAGTAGCCCTCGAGGGCTATATCTCGGCCCCTAACGAGCCGATTCCTGTTATCGTAGGCTTaatcgaaagcccttatcttGCTCTAGAAGCCCTTTGTGCTTACTTATTTTTCATatgtcgtagtagtagtaatatcAGCTATTAAAGAGGTGTTGTAATATCTAAGAATTCGCCAAGCTTGTAAGCTTTAAGGCTAAACCCCAAATTCCGTTACCTCCGCGGGGAAGCGGGAGCATCCGCTCTCAGCTGTAGTCTACACCGCGCACCTACGCACGCGTTTTATACTTATAATATGTGATTTATTACACAGCGTAGGCTCTATGCTGTTACGCAAAAAAATAACTAGCGAATTTAGTTGTGTTGTTGTGGTGCAACAATTGATGCAAGTTAGTCGTGTCGTAATTCATAGAATTTAAGGTTCTTAGGGTTCTTGAATCCGACTTAGATTTCTTGCCCCTCGATCTACGAATACCGAGAATGTATATATCTTTACTATTTCGCAACCGATCCTCCCCGTTCTTTTTTGTAATACTAGCGCGCTGCCTTATCTCGGTAACTATATGTCTGTGTTTGGAGAATGTAGAGGAACGATTGCGCGGCCATATAGGAAAGTATTAGGTTTGCCGCCAAGGAGAATTTAACGCTAAAAATAAGGGTCCTAACGCTAGCGCCGCACTAGTTGCGGAGAATATTATTCGACTTTGTATTAACACCGTCTATTAAAGATGATTGTTATCTATTAACATATATGTACTATATTGTAGCTCGTCGCTATCGGTAAAGCGTAAAAAAAGAACGAACATAATCGGATTTGTAGCGGTAGAGATATCGCGTGTACAACAATTAACTAGCTTCCGgactcggctttagcttaaACTCTACTACCTCCAAGTCGATAACAACTATCCTCGCACCTCCTGCATAGCCTCTAACAGCCTTAGATACTTCTTAATGTTGTCCTTGTCTTGTAGCTACTTACGAATACCCCTTTGTCTAACTATACGCTCTAAGCGCTCGTTAGGCTCTTCCTTTAGTATGTCTAGAGTCTAGAAGTCGTCTAATAGAGCAGCGGCAACGACCTCTATTAAGATCGTTTGCATTGTAGGATATCTGTTACTAAGCTATGTATAGTAACCTTCTACGTTCTTAACCTTATTAAGCTCTTCCTTCTGCCCTAGAGGGCTACTACGTTGCGATACTGCTACggccggtagtagtatagacggcggtggagggtagtagtactagtaagGAGGGGGGGGTAGCAATAGCTATTGTTGCTGCTATATTAGCTAGTCGGCCactaccttcttcttgcctcTCGTAGAGTCCTCGTTTATCTAAAACACCGTCTCTATAAGATGCAGCGGCATAGCATCTATCGTAGTAGTATTAGCCTTAATGCAATTGCTCTAGTCGCTAAGGGTCTTACTGTTTACGCCGAAGTGCTAACTACGGAATATTATGCAGCCTACGAACGTAGACGTCTTGTTAGAGCTAACGCTACAAAACCTGTCCTAACACTTATGCATGTTTATAAGCTTTAAGAAGGTGTCCCTCTAAACATTAAATGCCTCCTTCGTCCGGTTATTAGCTAGTCGTCTGCCCTTAGGTgtatcctcgtcgtctaGCGGCGTAAGTTTATCGGAGTCGAATTCGACTAATATCGCAGCAGCCTTAGCTGCTCCGTCCGGTGCTACGTTGTGCTAGTGCTCTGTTATAAGCAGGGTTAAATAGAAGCCTGCGAAGTGTCTAATATAGGGACTTAACGACTCTATAAACGATAGCGTAGTAGAGTCCTCGTCGTAGTCGATAGGCACGTTTACAGCTTGCTTGCTATGTCTGCGAGCCTCTAACACCGCCGTTCGCTCGGCAAGCCGCTTCCTTAAGCCTTGTCGTTATGCATACTCTGTAGCTAACCCTCTGGCCTTATTAACTAAGTCTTAGATCTGTATTCGCTTACTAGTGTATATACAACTAAAGTCCTTAAgcttctagctattaaataAGACCCTGTAGGTAGTAAGAACGGAGTATTACTCGGATAGCGTAGGCGTAGATTTATAGCGTTTTGTAGACGAGGAGGGTACCGGAGTCGACTGCGGCTAAGACTCCTGTAACAGCTGGCCGGTAGCTTAGTCGGCTAGGCTCTATACTACGCTATAGTCGTCGGATAGCACTAAAAACACAACGAGGttagttagctatattaaGAGATAGATCGTATAACTTGCTATTAATATCGgacgatagtagtagtagttttagagCCCTCTTCGATACCGGCTTAACAACTAGTTTAGGCCCTTTATCTGCTGCTACCTCGGCTGCCCTCGAAACAGCTAGTTTACTCGCTTTATCGGCcgctcgttccttcctcttATTAGCATTTACCGCTGTACGAGCCGTGCCCTTAGGTGCCCTCTTAGGTGCCTTTTTAGGTAGCATTTAGACTGCTGTGCCGCCTATTAGAGGCACTACCGTATCGCTGTCGATGTAGTTAGGAGGAAGCGTAAAGGTTACCGACTTCCTTCTCGTTTGTTTAGCTAGCGTTATTGTTGCCTCTACGCCCTTAGTCGACAACGCCCTTACACGCCttcttataagtatatagctagtgttgttgtcgttgccgTTACGCtatatagcctccttagcagGATCCCTATTGCTTAGGGCAATAACCTAAGTCTCCGTTAGTAGCTCCGGCTCTAGCTCTAGTATATTAGAGCTAGGTAGTAGTTGTGTCTGAAACTACGAATACGCGTCTTCTAGGGGGCTTGAAGGACCGTCtagaagctcgtcgtcgtctataTAGTCGCTGCTGTGCGTAGATTCGTCGATAGCGGGTGTTTAAGAGTCCTAGGAGTCTTAGTAGAAGAACACTAGTTATGTCTCCTCGTATAGGAGGCTCGAAAGTTCTAGCAGTAATTGCGCACCGAGTCTTGATAGTAAGGACaatattaatagcttaaaaTAACAAGACGACACAGGTAGTAATAACGGGAAAGCCGTTTCGTCGCTGTTCATAGTGTAGTAGTAGTGGTAGACGCCGTGGAGGTTTAGTCAACCCGGTGAGAGAGGAAGTTGGAGTTGGATTTGGAAGGCTTGGCGTCCCGACCCTTCTGCTCTTTAGAATAAGGTATCTTGCACGTGAAATTCGTCCCCGCTTGATCTTTCAGCCGAGACCTTCAGCCAAATTTGACGTACTGCGTCTTGCATATTCACTTAGCCAGACCATTGATATACACATATATACGACCGTATTCGCGACAGGACGTGGAAAAAATCCATCAGGTCGTTATCCGTTCTGACAAGCATACAGCCATGTCTCCAATCGCCGTCTCGGACCAGCCAACATACAGCATCGCCTGCATCGGAGCTGATGGCATTGGCCCCGAAGTTGTCGATGCAGGCGTTCAAGTCTTGCAGACCCTCAGCGATGCGAACGGATCCTTCAAGCTTCACTTTGAGCACTACGACTGGTCATCCGAGACGTACAAGAAGACTGGCAAATACATTCCCGATGGAGGTTTGGAGTCTTTGAAGAAGCACGATGCTATCCTGTTTGGAGCCGTTGGTGCGCCGGGTATGTGAAGATCATGGAATATGGTGATTGCTACATCGCTGATATGATTCTCAGACGTACCGGATCACATCTCACTCTGGGGTCTCCGCTTAGCCATCTGCCAGCCATTCCAGCAATACGCCAACGTTAGGCCGACACGGATCTTCAAGGGAACACAATCGCCACTTCGAAACGCATCAACAGGAGATCTCGACTGGGTCATCATCCGCGAGAACAGCGAAGGAGAGTATGCTGGACAGGGTGGTCGGTCACATCGTGGCCTGCCGTGGGAGACCAGCACAGAGGTCGCCATCTTCACTCGGCATTGCGTGGAGAGACTCATCCGATTCGCCTTTGAGACCGCACAGAAGCGACCGAGGAAGCTCTTGACTGTcgtgtcgaagtcgaatgcCCAACGATTCGGAATGGTGATGTGGGATGAGATCGCCACTGAGGTTGCGAAGGACTTTCCAGATGTGACGGTGGACCGCATGCTTGTCGACGCCATGACTTGCCGGATGGTGTTGCAACCTCAGAGCATTGACACGATCGTTGCCACGAATTTGCACGCAGACATCCTCTCCGATCTTGCAGCCGCACTCGCAGGGTCCATCGGCATTGCGCCGACGTCAAACCTCGATCCGACAAGGAAGAATCCTAGCATGTTCGAGCCAATCCATGGTTCCGCTTTCGACATCACGGGGAAGGGTGTTGCGAACCCTGTGGCGACCTTCTGGACGGCTGCTGAAATGCTGACATGGTTGGGAGAGAACGCTGCTGCGGATCGACTTTTGGAGTGTGTGGAGGAGGTTTGCGGACAGGGAATACTCACGAGAGACCTGGGCGGCAAGGCTGGCACAAAGGAGGTCACGGATGCGGTGTGCCGAGAGATCAAGAAGGTCTACACGAAGTGAAAAAAGGCCGCATCTCGCGATCTCCAAGCATTGATGCAGAGTCCGTACCAGATTTGGCATGAAACGGCGATGTATACGGATTCTACGAGGACATCTTGGTCTCTCGCCAAGGATATATCAAGCTCGTATATTTCGTATCGCATGGCGGTGAGAAGAAAGCACTTGCAGGATTGCTAGGAAGAATGATGACTGCCGTACACGGCAGTAAAACTGGAGAAGTGGTGTCCTATTCGTACAAGTGGGCCGTATTATACAAGTGGGCCGTATTAGCAAGTTGTTAGCTCGACGGCAGTGATGTTCTGAAGGAGTCGATCGTGCTGCCCAGCATAAAATGACACTCACCAACTCGCTGTTCTCGTATTTCAAGATCGTGCAGTTACGGACTCCTGCAGCTCGTACTCACCTCTCACTGACGTCCAACCCTGGACCCATGTCTGGTCGTAAAGTCGAGCAATGATCCCTGAAGAAGAAAGGCTCTTGCAGGGGTGCTTGACGCAGGCCAAGGAATAAGCTCCACTCGATTGGCAAGATCAGCCTCGGACGGGCCCCGGATGCAAACCCAGCGGTAAATATAGAATCCGCAATGCATCAACCTGGACGATTTCCTCCATTTTCAGCGTCATGTGGAGACGGGATCTACGTTGAAGAACCGCGTCCACTCTTCGTATTCAGATATAGTTCATGACGGAGCCGGTTTCCGAGCAGGGTATGATCAAGGTATAAGTCTCCGGCGTATCCGTCCGTAGATTCATTCTCACATCAACATTCCAACATCGCATCTCATCCACGAGCAGACCAACACAATATCTCAATCAATCCAAAAAACCCACTCCGACCAACAAACATGCTCTCCAACTACCTGACCCTCCTGGCCGGCGCCGCCGCCCTCACAAACGCCATCAGCGTTCCCGACCTCAAGCATAACTACTTCAACGTCACCGACTGCTCCTTCGGCTGCACCTCCGGCTGCTACTACGCCTTCAACGTCACCATCGTGGGCTCCGAGCAGAACCACCCAGCcgtcgacatcatcaccGAATGCCGCGgcaacaccaccgccacctcgTACATCGACTGCACCTTCGTCTCCGAGACCCAGTCGATCGGCGCCTACATCGACAAGCACAaccagctccagctcgccTACTACGTCAACGCGATGAACGGCAATCACTACTCTTACTTTGGCAACACCACGATCTACTCCGAGACTGGACCCCAGGCCGAGCTGGCGAGGAAGGATTTCTGCGTTCCGGAGAACAGGGCTACCGTCTAGATGGAGCGTGAAAGATGCGAGTGTCTGCAATGGCTTGTCAGCGATGTGCGGGCATAGTGTGGAGCGCTCAAGAGCGATGGCACTGAGTGGAGTCTTGTGTATATTTTGCTTCTCAATCGATTTGTGGTTTGAATGCGAGCGTCGTCTGGTGTAATTCATCATTCATTTCAAGAGCTTCGATACGGCAAAGTGTCCGTAGAATATCAACATCGACAACACGGCGAAGTTGTCAAATCTGTTCCAGTGTTCAATTTCAAAGTTTTCGGCAAGGGCTTCCCGATGCGAGGCTCACGTAGCGTGTCAGTACCTCGCCTCCACCGATTCCAACTTCATTCGTCAGACTTCTCGCCTCTACAACGGGAGCGCCCACTTTGCAGACGGGACGACTGGGCGCTCCCATGAGGCAGTGCGGTGAGATGGGAGGACGAAATGAAACAATAGGATCATGTAGTCATACCACTTTGTACATCCGACAAGCTGTCAGCCTCGTCCTGCAAGCGTCCACGTCCGCAAATGCGAATGTCACGCTTTACTCATCTATACTGCCACTCGGACTACTCTACGCCTTCTGCGGCGCCAGTTGCCGACCGATGTTGCCGAAACACACCGCGCTCACGAACAGTACGCTGGCGATCCAAGTCGCAACTCCCACCGTCTCATGGCTGAAAATGCCCAAGACGTGGCCCTCATCCTGCAACGCATTCACAGTGCCGTTGACAAGCCCGCGCTTTCCAACGTGGCCTTGTAAGAGCTCGATCGGTGACGGTGAAGGTACCAGAGCTGGATTGATACCCAGTATAATCGCCGTGCCGCCGACAGAAACCAGTCCAGAGAGGATGAGACCTGGAGGAGAGCGGTCGATCAGGTACCACAGTGCCGGGTTAACAAGTGCGAGCGTGAGCGAAAGCTGCAATGTCGACTGCCAGGGAAGCTTCCGAATGGCGAACGCAAGTCCAACGAAAGCTCCGATCGACCTCACAATGTCCTGCCATCCTCCCGTTCCTCGCGCCTTCCTCTGCTCTTTCTCGCTGTCATCCACGATACTGTCCTCATCCGGCGCCCAAAAGACGTCGGCCAATGGTAGAGCTTCACCAAATACCATAGCTGCTGTGCCCCAAAATGCCAAGTACAACCAACTGCCACGGTCGAGGTTCACCGAGACCGGTGCGATGCGTTGGCGGTCGTGAAGGTGGCTGATCAGTAGCCCGTAAAGAACGCcgacggagaagagtgccACCAGTCTTCCAATCAGAGGGAGTAGGTATCCTTTGAAGCCCGTCCGCCGAACGTGAGGTCGATTGAGGTGTGCATTAGTGTCCCTTCTCTTGATCTTGCCGTCCTTGCCTCTTTCAAACGTCGGATCCGACGGACTACCTCGGGCGAAGTCGAATGAGGGTCGTCCATCTGCGGGTGTTTGAGCTCCGTCACCCCATGGTGTTGGATTGCTGGTTTCTGTGCCAAATCCGGCCGGTTGGTAGATGCCGAAGAGTGTGGATGTTGTAAGGTTGAGGAagcttcgacttcgagaaggaGTGGTGCTTGTGTCGGTTGTCGATTTGTTGAATGATGTGTCAAGGCTTGAGGGAAGTAATGGTGCGTCTCCACCGGTGGGTGTCGGCGGTCCTGACGATAGTTCGAACGGGCGTCTCGGTCGAGGTTTGAGCACaatctcgtcctcgtcctcgtcctcgtgaGTTGCTGGATGGCTCATCGTGGCCGAGACGAGGCTGTCTGCCTTGAGATTCAGGTAAGGCTTGCGGACTGTGTGAGTGTTCCAGAAGATAGGTAAGAAGTCAACGTGAGCTGAGCACGCGCGCAGAATGCAGAGCTTATTTCTGTCGCCAGCGCCGTGGCTGGGATACCGTGGCGGGTCGTTCCGACTTTAGTGATCACGAGAAGAGATGAGGTAAAGGTGTGAGCGGCTGGTCTGGAGGAGTtgatgagaaggagagaggtGACGGGCAGATGAGGTCGAGAAGCAGGTAGAGC contains:
- a CDS encoding uncharacterized protein (No reliable hits with protein databases, neither with hypothetical (not significant). Probable M graminicola specific protein (novel gene). unknown function.), whose translation is MLSNYLTLLAGAAALTNAISVPDLKHNYFNVTDCSFGCTSGCYYAFNVTIVGSEQNHPAVDIITECRGNTTATSYIDCTFVSETQSIGAYIDKHNQLQLAYYVNAMNGNHYSYFGNTTIYSETGPQAELARKDFCVPENRATV